One region of Lebetimonas natsushimae genomic DNA includes:
- a CDS encoding FecR family protein — translation MRFLLILVAIFLYANIGNIKEIKGGVKVVRNHKTLKAYVNMPIEKKDTIYTYNNSKAKIIFKDKTIITLGKNSVFKVEDYVYGKKPRAKFSFLKGAFVSVDGKIAKIAPKRFKLKTKNASIGIRGTTVFGEISDKKDIIGCTQGLISVSKNGQEVLVKPGEMVKVFTNKITSPVKIPQSYLNKLVKKLSLNKKEIKSFFKQININRQNKVTWGDYIIETPVKNKNINNDIDTHVNTSHFVVEKQKIEINNKINNSETTDTTNIPINNSAGNLESPTIINTYNSNNGNHNGQDGTNNGNHNGQSGSMMDNLINNGSSMMNNMMNNGH, via the coding sequence ATGAGATTTTTATTAATTTTAGTGGCAATTTTTTTATACGCAAATATAGGGAATATCAAAGAAATTAAAGGCGGGGTAAAGGTTGTAAGAAATCATAAAACACTAAAAGCTTATGTCAATATGCCTATTGAAAAAAAGGATACTATTTATACATATAATAATTCTAAAGCAAAGATTATTTTTAAAGATAAAACCATAATTACATTAGGTAAAAATTCGGTTTTTAAAGTTGAAGATTATGTATATGGTAAAAAACCAAGGGCAAAATTCAGTTTTTTAAAAGGTGCTTTTGTAAGTGTAGACGGTAAAATAGCCAAAATCGCCCCTAAAAGATTTAAATTGAAAACTAAAAATGCTTCAATCGGAATCAGAGGAACGACTGTTTTTGGTGAAATATCTGATAAAAAAGATATTATAGGATGTACTCAGGGGTTGATTAGTGTATCAAAAAATGGGCAGGAAGTTTTAGTAAAACCGGGAGAAATGGTAAAAGTTTTTACCAATAAAATAACTTCTCCGGTGAAAATTCCTCAGAGTTATTTAAATAAATTGGTTAAAAAATTATCATTGAATAAAAAGGAAATAAAAAGTTTTTTTAAACAGATAAATATAAACAGACAAAATAAAGTAACATGGGGAGATTATATAATAGAAACTCCTGTTAAAAATAAAAATATCAATAATGATATCGATACACATGTTAACACCAGTCATTTTGTAGTGGAAAAGCAAAAAATTGAAATTAATAATAAAATTAATAATTCGGAAACTACAGATACAACAAATATTCCTATAAATAATTCAGCCGGTAATTTAGAATCTCCAACCATAATAAACACATATAATTCAAACAACGGCAATCACAACGGACAAGACGGTACAAACAACGGAAACCATAACGGACAGAGTGGATCAATGATGGATAATTTAATAAATAATGGAAGTTCTATGATGAATAATATGATGAATAATGGTCATTAA
- a CDS encoding AEC family transporter, translating to MLISVLIIFIAGYIFKTFKNDYSKPLIDIVIFISFPALIIYKIYYLNSSNEIFKIFFLSFMSILIGTTFGFIISKLLKFDRKTTAAALLTSSLGNTSFLGFPMVVSLFGEKNLIWAIFFDQMMFFGLIVFGSIFVAYGSEKSINIKNMIKDIFKFPPFLALLFAIFLRNFHLNLEFLKPIGDSLIFLVTLAIGMRFSFLDVKKNIKLASVVLFIKMFLVPLGIYFIIYLFFDIKNPAFQVTFTESAMPPMVMASVLAMEAKLREDLAISAVGLGILFAFIILPLYKYLLF from the coding sequence TTGCTGATATCTGTACTTATTATTTTTATTGCTGGATATATTTTTAAAACATTCAAAAACGATTATTCAAAACCTTTAATTGATATTGTCATTTTTATCTCTTTTCCGGCTTTAATTATTTACAAAATATATTATTTAAATTCCTCAAATGAAATTTTTAAAATATTTTTTCTTTCATTTATGTCTATATTAATCGGAACGACATTCGGATTTATAATTTCAAAATTATTAAAGTTTGACAGAAAAACCACTGCCGCTGCACTTTTAACATCAAGCCTCGGAAACACATCATTTTTGGGTTTTCCAATGGTTGTAAGTCTGTTCGGAGAAAAAAATTTGATATGGGCAATATTTTTTGACCAGATGATGTTTTTTGGTTTAATAGTATTTGGAAGCATATTTGTGGCGTATGGGAGTGAAAAAAGTATAAATATAAAAAACATGATAAAAGATATATTTAAATTTCCCCCTTTTTTAGCCCTTTTATTTGCAATTTTTTTGAGAAATTTCCATTTGAACCTGGAATTTTTAAAACCTATAGGAGATTCCCTAATATTTCTGGTAACACTCGCCATAGGAATGAGATTCAGTTTTTTGGATGTAAAAAAAAATATAAAACTGGCTTCAGTTGTACTTTTTATTAAAATGTTTTTAGTACCACTTGGTATTTATTTTATTATTTATCTATTTTTTGATATCAAGAACCCTGCATTTCAGGTGACGTTTACAGAAAGTGCAATGCCGCCCATGGTAATGGCATCCGTACTGGCAATGGAGGCGAAACTAAGGGAAGATTTGGCAATTTCTGCAGTTGGTCTTGGTATTTTATTTGCTTTTATTATTTTACCTCTTTATAAATATTTATTATTTTGA
- the rpsU gene encoding 30S ribosomal protein S21 gives MPGIVVHPGEDFESAYRKFKRQVDRNLIVVEVRKRRFYEPPSERRKKEKIATRKKILRKLWMLRRYESRL, from the coding sequence GTGCCAGGAATCGTAGTACATCCGGGAGAAGATTTCGAATCTGCTTACAGAAAGTTCAAAAGACAGGTTGACAGAAACCTAATTGTAGTTGAAGTTAGAAAAAGAAGATTTTACGAACCTCCGAGTGAAAGACGCAAAAAAGAAAAAATTGCGACTCGTAAAAAAATCCTTAGAAAACTTTGGATGCTTAGACGTTACGAAAGCAGATTATAA
- a CDS encoding response regulator transcription factor has product MKVLLIEDDEKIAKNIKEYLKKEGFRVDLAKDGEEGFYLAQNNNYDVLVVDWMLPKMSGIDVIKKLREKDIFTPALILTAKSDIEDKVEGLNVADDYLTKPFDFEELVARIKALFRRSKNIKENVLKVGDLELNPDTKEVRRAGKNIELTAKQFELLKYLMINKGKIVSEDMIAQNLWEMDEEINSNVINVYISHLRKKIDKDFDKKLIKTFRGMGFKISDE; this is encoded by the coding sequence ATGAAAGTTTTATTAATAGAAGATGATGAAAAAATTGCAAAAAACATAAAAGAATATCTGAAAAAAGAAGGTTTCAGGGTAGATTTGGCAAAAGACGGTGAAGAAGGGTTTTATTTGGCCCAAAACAATAATTATGACGTTTTAGTGGTAGACTGGATGCTGCCTAAAATGAGCGGAATTGATGTAATTAAAAAACTAAGGGAAAAAGATATTTTTACACCGGCGCTTATTCTTACTGCAAAAAGCGATATTGAAGATAAAGTGGAAGGGCTTAATGTAGCGGATGACTATCTGACAAAACCGTTTGATTTCGAAGAATTGGTTGCCAGAATTAAAGCACTTTTTAGAAGAAGCAAAAATATAAAAGAAAATGTGTTAAAAGTAGGAGATTTGGAACTAAATCCTGACACAAAAGAAGTAAGACGCGCGGGTAAAAACATAGAACTAACCGCAAAACAATTTGAACTGCTTAAATATTTAATGATAAACAAAGGTAAAATTGTTTCAGAAGATATGATTGCACAAAATTTATGGGAAATGGACGAAGAAATTAATTCAAATGTAATTAATGTTTATATTTCACATCTAAGAAAAAAAATAGATAAAGATTTTGACAAAAAATTAATTAAAACATTCAGGGGAATGGGTTTTAAAATAAGTGATGAATAA
- a CDS encoding CTP synthase — translation MAKYIFVTGGVLSSLGKGITSASIATLLQHSGFKVSMVKIDPYLNVDPGTMSPFEHGEVFVTEDGAETDLDIGNYERFLNKNLSKKNNFTTGQVYLSVIEKERRGDYLGKTVQIIPHITDEIKKRIKDVAKETDIVVVELGGTVGDIEGLPFLEAVRQLKQEVGKNNAMFVHVTLIPYIKAAGELKTKPTQHSVQELRRIGITPHILVCRSEKPLPKSLKEKLSNATDVDRDAVIEAVDAPTIYQVPLNFLNQDILKPIAEQLDLGELHPDMSEWNYLVKKIISPQKSVKIAFVGKYLKLKESYKSLIEALIHSGAHLDMRVDIEWIDSEELEKLSEEEMEERFNEVSGILVPGGFGERGVEGKLRAIKYARENKIPYLGICLGMQLAVIEFARNVLNLKYANSQEFDPDTTEPVVYLIDEFIDANGQKQIRTHKTPLGGTMRLGGYECLIKKGTKLYDAYKSDKVIERHRHRYEVNNAYEKQLEDNGMIISGKSKEGLIEAVELKDHPWFVGVQFHPEFTNKLKSPNKVIMSFVENAYKCQKSC, via the coding sequence ATGGCTAAATACATTTTTGTAACAGGAGGAGTGCTCAGTTCTCTTGGAAAAGGTATAACTTCGGCTTCTATCGCAACACTTCTTCAACACAGCGGTTTTAAGGTTTCCATGGTAAAAATCGACCCTTATTTGAATGTGGATCCAGGAACTATGAGTCCTTTTGAGCACGGTGAAGTGTTTGTAACCGAAGACGGGGCTGAAACTGACCTTGATATAGGTAATTATGAGAGGTTTTTAAATAAAAATTTAAGTAAAAAAAACAATTTCACAACAGGACAGGTTTATTTAAGTGTTATTGAAAAAGAAAGAAGAGGGGATTATTTGGGAAAAACTGTTCAGATTATTCCTCATATTACAGATGAAATTAAAAAAAGAATAAAAGATGTTGCAAAAGAAACTGATATTGTAGTGGTTGAGCTTGGCGGGACTGTCGGGGATATAGAAGGACTCCCGTTTTTAGAAGCTGTAAGACAGCTTAAACAGGAAGTCGGTAAAAATAACGCAATGTTTGTACATGTAACACTCATTCCTTATATTAAAGCGGCGGGTGAGCTTAAGACAAAACCGACTCAGCATAGCGTTCAGGAGCTTAGACGTATAGGTATTACCCCACATATACTTGTATGCAGAAGCGAAAAGCCACTTCCGAAATCTCTCAAAGAAAAACTTTCAAACGCTACAGATGTGGACAGGGATGCCGTTATTGAAGCTGTGGACGCCCCTACAATTTATCAAGTGCCTTTAAATTTTTTAAATCAGGATATTTTAAAACCTATTGCCGAGCAGCTTGATTTAGGAGAACTGCATCCTGATATGAGTGAATGGAACTATCTTGTTAAAAAAATAATTTCCCCTCAGAAAAGTGTAAAAATAGCATTTGTAGGAAAATATTTAAAATTAAAAGAGAGTTACAAATCTTTAATAGAAGCCCTTATTCACAGCGGAGCCCATCTTGATATGAGAGTGGATATTGAATGGATTGATTCTGAAGAACTTGAAAAATTAAGCGAAGAGGAAATGGAAGAGAGATTTAATGAAGTTAGCGGTATATTGGTACCGGGGGGATTTGGTGAAAGGGGAGTTGAAGGAAAACTAAGAGCCATCAAATATGCAAGGGAGAATAAAATTCCTTATCTTGGAATCTGTCTTGGAATGCAGCTGGCTGTTATAGAATTTGCAAGAAACGTGCTTAATCTTAAATATGCAAATTCTCAGGAATTTGACCCTGATACAACGGAACCTGTTGTATATTTAATTGATGAGTTTATTGATGCAAACGGACAAAAACAGATAAGAACCCACAAAACCCCGCTTGGCGGGACTATGAGACTCGGGGGGTATGAGTGTCTGATTAAAAAAGGTACAAAATTATACGACGCATATAAAAGTGATAAAGTAATAGAAAGACACCGTCACAGATATGAGGTTAATAACGCTTATGAAAAACAATTGGAAGATAACGGAATGATAATAAGCGGAAAAAGTAAAGAAGGATTGATTGAAGCAGTTGAGCTTAAAGATCATCCTTGGTTTGTCGGTGTTCAGTTTCACCCTGAATTTACAAATAAATTAAAATCTCCAAATAAAGTAATAATGAGCTTTGTTGAAAATGCATACAAATGTCAAAAAAGCTGTTAA
- a CDS encoding CHASE2 domain-containing protein, giving the protein MKKLYFFIISIMISVLIVFLYLLNPIILDSLNKKITDTFFYLKGNEPTSNLVTIVDIDEKSLSKFGQWPWERKIIAKIVKNLTKASVGIIGYDIFFPEHDRNKKNDYIFAKSLQNSPSILGLMFYFDKNITKNTLPNIPAIFIQRNFEKEFLPEAQGYLANIPGLQKSVYSSGFVNMVPDNDGIVRYVPLIIKYNDNFYPSLAFEMYRLSQGISKITINYTPVGIDNIHLDNNQTIKTDRFGRVFINYRGKRGKFNYISALDVYNNTFNKNLVKNKFVIIGTTSAGLFDLRATPYESVFPGVEIQATLLDNLLKNDILSKPENKEIINIAIILIVTILSAFIIYRFSAIKAITAIIILIALIYYGEYYLFRKHLIVLNTFYPLFSIVITSFVLTTINYFFEYKNSLLIKNAFAKKVSPNVMEELLQNPTDILAPKEKEITIYFSDIRSFTTISETLKDPKKVIEMLNEYFTPMANLIIKHEGTIDKFIGDAIMAYWNAPKNVLNHEDKAVSCAIKQIKFLKKINKKIYETFKVNIDIGIGINTGIATIGEMGSKGRADYTIIGDSVNLASRLEGLNKFYHSHIIISEFTKKKLKKDYTIRELDTVYVKGKNEPITIYEVIDFGKKDFNEYNKALYLYKNAKFKEAKKIFEKLYKHNKDYIYMLYIKRCEEYIKNPPKTFNGIYKFTTK; this is encoded by the coding sequence ATGAAAAAATTATATTTTTTTATTATCAGTATAATGATATCTGTACTTATTGTTTTTCTATACTTACTAAACCCTATTATTTTAGATAGCCTCAATAAAAAAATAACAGATACTTTTTTTTATTTAAAAGGGAATGAACCTACTTCAAATCTTGTCACAATAGTGGATATAGACGAAAAATCTTTATCAAAATTCGGCCAATGGCCATGGGAGAGAAAAATAATTGCTAAAATTGTTAAAAATCTTACAAAAGCAAGCGTAGGTATTATAGGTTATGATATTTTCTTTCCCGAACATGACAGAAATAAAAAAAATGACTATATTTTTGCAAAATCCCTGCAGAACTCCCCCTCTATTTTAGGATTAATGTTTTATTTTGATAAAAACATTACTAAAAACACTCTTCCTAATATTCCTGCTATTTTTATACAAAGAAATTTTGAAAAAGAATTCCTACCTGAAGCCCAGGGATATTTAGCAAACATCCCTGGACTTCAGAAAAGTGTATACAGCAGTGGATTTGTAAACATGGTCCCAGATAATGACGGAATAGTAAGATATGTGCCTCTTATAATAAAATATAATGATAATTTTTATCCCTCACTAGCTTTTGAAATGTATAGACTCTCTCAAGGTATTTCTAAAATCACAATCAATTATACCCCTGTAGGAATTGACAATATCCACTTAGACAACAACCAAACGATAAAGACAGACAGATTCGGAAGAGTTTTTATAAATTACAGGGGGAAAAGAGGGAAATTTAATTATATTTCGGCATTGGATGTTTATAACAATACTTTTAACAAAAATTTAGTTAAAAATAAATTCGTAATCATAGGAACCACCTCGGCTGGTCTGTTTGATTTAAGGGCAACTCCGTATGAAAGTGTATTTCCGGGAGTTGAAATTCAGGCGACATTACTTGATAACTTATTAAAAAACGATATTTTATCCAAACCTGAAAATAAAGAAATAATAAATATTGCTATAATTTTAATAGTTACTATTTTAAGTGCTTTCATTATTTACAGATTTTCGGCTATAAAAGCAATTACCGCAATAATAATATTAATTGCCCTAATATATTATGGGGAATATTATCTGTTTAGAAAACATTTGATTGTTTTAAATACATTTTATCCTCTGTTTTCTATAGTTATAACTTCGTTTGTCTTAACAACAATAAATTATTTTTTCGAATATAAAAATTCACTGCTTATTAAAAATGCTTTTGCAAAAAAAGTATCCCCTAATGTAATGGAAGAACTTTTACAAAACCCAACAGATATCTTAGCCCCAAAAGAAAAAGAAATAACCATATATTTTAGTGACATAAGAAGTTTCACAACAATTTCTGAAACCTTGAAAGATCCTAAAAAAGTTATTGAAATGTTAAATGAATATTTCACTCCCATGGCAAATTTAATAATAAAACACGAAGGTACTATTGATAAATTTATAGGCGATGCCATAATGGCATACTGGAATGCTCCAAAAAATGTTTTAAACCATGAAGATAAAGCTGTAAGCTGTGCAATAAAACAGATTAAATTTCTCAAAAAAATAAATAAAAAAATTTATGAAACATTTAAAGTAAACATTGATATAGGAATAGGTATTAATACTGGAATTGCAACAATAGGTGAAATGGGTTCAAAAGGTAGGGCTGATTATACAATTATAGGAGACAGTGTTAATTTAGCAAGCAGACTTGAAGGATTAAATAAATTTTATCATTCACATATAATCATTTCTGAATTTACAAAAAAAAAGCTAAAGAAAGATTATACAATAAGAGAACTAGATACAGTTTATGTAAAAGGGAAAAACGAACCTATTACAATTTATGAAGTAATAGATTTTGGTAAAAAAGATTTTAATGAATATAACAAAGCTTTATATTTATATAAAAATGCCAAATTTAAAGAAGCAAAAAAAATTTTTGAAAAATTATATAAACACAACAAAGATTATATTTATATGCTTTATATTAAAAGATGTGAAGAATATATAAAAAATCCTCCAAAAACATTTAACGGAATATATAAATTTACAACAAAATAA
- a CDS encoding HD domain-containing phosphohydrolase has translation MQIEVLGSYGNKDKEKYSTCFKIDDSIIIDAGNIINEVKNLEKIKHIFLTHPHFDHIVDIPFLIDLIYSKIRNPINIYGNKETIESLKNFIFNDKTWPEFQNINLINSYKKTIKFVEIEANKPIIVHNNEILPFTVDHTVTTFGYLINQKYLISGDTALCENLIKTINNFKPQHLILECSFPNRMKNLAEISKHMTPQDIFKLINKLNYKPKIYIYHIKPLFKNEIEKELKNLNVTILDDNMIINEDRIIKRKNIKEILFEMIKDLYSENNPINILEKIITYARKITNADGGTIYLKTEDDQYLKFKIIQNDTLNIKEKENTIWPKIPLYVNGKENKKMVASLCALTGRIIHIEDVYNDREFDFEGTKKFDKKNNYLSKSMLVIPLRGHNKDIIGVLQLINKKYDDKIIAFDQNDEKIVELLASIAAISLTKDKLIKDFEKLFTSFIKTIGIAIDKKSKYTSKHVQRVAKLSIMIANAIEKEKIKTYPKDELKMIEIAGWLHDIGKIAIPEQIMDKAAKLEKTIDRIEIIKYKFELLKKEYYIQLLEKKLSKKEYEKLIKKADNDFEFLKEINKGCEWMDDEKLNRLKEIAKIKIDNENLLNKDELKNLSIRKGTLTDEERKIIQSHAEIGLNMLQNLHFPKKYKKLPDIAANHHEKLNGKGYPRGLSAKDLSLEERILAIADIFEALSAADRPYKESNKLSEIFKILYNMAKNNEIDKEIIKIIIKNKIYLDFAKKELKPEQIDEIPKEILKYFLN, from the coding sequence ATGCAAATAGAGGTATTAGGGAGTTACGGAAACAAAGATAAAGAAAAATATTCCACATGTTTTAAAATTGATGATTCCATAATAATAGATGCCGGTAATATAATCAATGAAGTAAAAAATTTAGAGAAAATAAAACATATTTTTTTAACTCATCCGCATTTTGACCATATCGTAGACATTCCCTTTTTAATTGATCTAATTTATTCTAAAATAAGAAATCCTATAAATATATACGGAAACAAAGAAACAATTGAAAGTTTAAAAAATTTTATTTTTAATGATAAAACATGGCCGGAATTTCAAAACATAAATTTAATAAATTCATATAAAAAAACTATAAAATTTGTAGAAATTGAAGCAAATAAACCAATTATCGTCCATAATAATGAAATACTTCCTTTTACCGTAGACCATACTGTAACAACTTTCGGATATTTAATAAACCAAAAATATTTAATCAGCGGTGACACTGCATTATGCGAAAATCTCATTAAAACCATAAATAATTTTAAACCTCAACATCTTATATTGGAATGTTCTTTTCCAAATAGAATGAAAAATCTTGCAGAAATATCAAAACATATGACTCCTCAAGATATATTCAAATTAATCAATAAATTAAATTATAAGCCAAAAATATATATCTATCACATTAAACCATTATTTAAAAATGAAATAGAAAAAGAACTTAAAAATTTAAATGTAACAATCCTTGATGACAATATGATAATTAATGAAGATAGAATAATAAAAAGAAAAAACATTAAAGAAATTCTTTTTGAAATGATAAAAGATTTATATTCAGAAAACAATCCTATTAATATTCTGGAAAAAATAATAACATATGCAAGAAAAATAACAAATGCCGACGGAGGCACAATATATCTTAAAACCGAAGATGACCAATATTTAAAATTTAAAATCATACAAAATGATACATTAAACATAAAAGAAAAAGAAAATACAATCTGGCCTAAAATTCCTTTATATGTAAATGGAAAAGAAAACAAAAAAATGGTTGCCTCTCTTTGCGCATTAACAGGCAGAATAATCCATATTGAAGATGTATATAATGACAGAGAATTCGATTTCGAAGGTACAAAAAAGTTTGATAAAAAAAATAATTACCTGTCAAAATCGATGCTTGTAATACCGCTTAGGGGGCATAATAAAGATATAATAGGAGTATTGCAGTTAATAAATAAAAAATATGATGATAAAATCATAGCTTTTGACCAAAACGATGAAAAAATAGTCGAACTTCTTGCATCTATCGCAGCTATTTCTTTAACAAAAGATAAATTAATTAAAGATTTTGAAAAACTATTTACTTCATTTATTAAAACTATTGGTATTGCAATTGATAAAAAATCAAAATATACCAGCAAACATGTACAAAGAGTGGCAAAACTTTCAATAATGATTGCAAATGCAATTGAAAAAGAAAAAATTAAAACATATCCAAAAGATGAATTAAAAATGATAGAAATAGCAGGATGGCTTCATGATATAGGTAAAATTGCCATACCCGAACAGATAATGGATAAAGCTGCCAAACTTGAAAAAACCATAGACAGGATCGAAATAATAAAATATAAATTTGAATTATTAAAAAAGGAATACTATATTCAACTTTTAGAAAAAAAATTATCAAAGAAAGAATATGAAAAATTAATAAAAAAAGCTGACAATGATTTTGAATTTTTAAAAGAAATCAATAAAGGATGTGAATGGATGGACGATGAAAAATTAAACAGATTAAAAGAAATTGCTAAAATAAAAATAGATAATGAAAATTTATTGAATAAAGACGAATTAAAAAATTTGTCCATAAGAAAAGGCACATTAACAGATGAAGAAAGAAAAATAATTCAAAGCCACGCTGAAATAGGTTTGAATATGTTACAAAATCTTCATTTTCCGAAAAAATATAAAAAATTACCTGACATTGCAGCCAATCATCATGAAAAATTAAATGGAAAAGGTTATCCAAGGGGACTTAGTGCAAAAGATTTATCATTAGAAGAAAGGATATTGGCAATAGCAGATATTTTTGAAGCACTTAGTGCAGCTGACAGACCATACAAAGAATCAAACAAACTTTCAGAAATTTTTAAAATACTTTACAATATGGCAAAAAATAATGAAATCGATAAAGAAATAATAAAAATTATTATTAAAAACAAAATTTATCTGGATTTTGCTAAAAAAGAATTAAAGCCTGAACAAATTGATGAAATCCCTAAAGAAATATTAAAATATTTTTTAAATTAA
- the tsaD gene encoding tRNA (adenosine(37)-N6)-threonylcarbamoyltransferase complex transferase subunit TsaD — translation MILAIESSCDDSSIAVVEIESKKLMFHKKISQELAHSVYGGVVPELASRLHAEALPKILEEAKVYFKNLKAVAVTNAPGLSVTLQEGVMMAKGLSIALNLPVIPVNHLIGHIYSLFVEKEEIKPMMVLLVSGGHTKILQFNGINNICEIGSTLDDSFGESFDKCAKMLGLNYPGGPEIEKLAVSGERCVNLPLPLRNSSKIEFSYSGLKNAVRLAIESNQYKKKDIAASFQAKAIEHLVFMSKRAIKKYKPKNFAIVGGASANKVLRNEFEKLSKKFNFNLFYPDMKYTSDNAAMIARAAIEFYKNGEFVDFRDIKIIPRINFKKC, via the coding sequence ATGATTTTGGCGATTGAGAGCAGTTGTGACGATTCTTCTATTGCAGTAGTTGAAATTGAAAGCAAAAAACTTATGTTTCATAAAAAAATCTCCCAAGAACTCGCCCATTCTGTTTACGGGGGAGTTGTTCCCGAACTTGCAAGCCGTCTCCATGCCGAGGCTCTTCCCAAAATTTTAGAAGAGGCTAAAGTTTATTTTAAAAATTTAAAGGCGGTAGCGGTAACGAATGCCCCCGGACTCAGTGTAACGCTGCAGGAGGGTGTAATGATGGCAAAAGGGCTTTCAATTGCCTTGAATTTGCCTGTAATTCCCGTAAATCATCTTATAGGGCATATTTATTCGCTTTTTGTTGAAAAAGAAGAAATAAAACCTATGATGGTACTTTTAGTCAGCGGAGGACATACAAAGATACTTCAGTTTAACGGAATTAATAATATTTGCGAAATAGGCTCAACTTTGGATGACAGTTTTGGAGAGAGTTTTGACAAATGTGCCAAAATGTTGGGGCTAAATTATCCGGGAGGGCCTGAGATAGAAAAATTGGCTGTGAGCGGTGAAAGGTGTGTAAATTTACCTTTGCCTCTTAGAAATTCAAGTAAAATTGAATTTAGTTATTCCGGACTTAAAAATGCAGTCAGATTGGCTATTGAGTCAAATCAGTATAAAAAAAAGGATATTGCCGCCTCTTTTCAGGCAAAAGCCATTGAGCATCTTGTTTTTATGTCCAAAAGGGCGATTAAAAAATATAAGCCTAAGAATTTTGCAATAGTCGGAGGGGCAAGTGCAAATAAGGTTTTAAGAAATGAGTTTGAAAAATTATCAAAAAAATTTAATTTCAATCTATTTTATCCGGATATGAAATACACTTCGGATAATGCCGCGATGATAGCAAGAGCTGCAATTGAATTTTATAAAAACGGTGAATTTGTTGATTTTAGAGATATTAAGATAATTCCGAGAATAAATTTTAAGAAATGTTAA